A window of the Gossypium hirsutum isolate 1008001.06 chromosome A03, Gossypium_hirsutum_v2.1, whole genome shotgun sequence genome harbors these coding sequences:
- the LOC121202938 gene encoding probable anion transporter 4, chloroplastic isoform X1 translates to MNSTLSLNRPVRNYTLGSFKNPKLIEARPSRHQLCSHLIDFSKLKWFGNVNSRTGSSVQQQLRDYSGESRRITSRRIRVSSNDAQFGSFPNKGGTESSSFAEFITSERVKVVAMLALSLALCNADRVVMSVAIVPLSLAHGWSRSFSGIVQSSFLWGYLISPIAGGTLVDYYGGKAVMACGVTLWSLATFLTPWAAENSLLALLFARAMLGVAEGVALPCMNNMIARWFPSTERARAVAMAMAGFQLGNAIGLTLSPILMSQGGIFGPFVIFGLCGFLWVLVWLSATSSTPDRSPQISKYELDYIMNKRQKSHAVESKPKTKMIPPFRRLLSKMPTWSLIVANAMHSWGFFVILSWMPIYFNSVHHVDLRQAAWFSAVPWCMMALTGYLAGLWSDTLIRNGTSITLTRKIMQSIGFVGPAVALVGLTAAKTPSTASAWLSLAVGLKAFSHCGFLVNLQEIAPHYSGVLHGLSNTAGTFAAIFGTVGAGFFVELVGSFQGFLLLTSLLYFLAALFYIKFSTGERVNFDESGQYHSHHINT, encoded by the exons ATGAACTCAACACTCAGTTTAAACCGACCGGTTCGAAATTATACTCTCGGCagctttaaaaaccctaaattgaTCGAAGCTAGGCCTTCTAGACATCAGTTATGTTCTCATTTGATCGACTTTTCAAAGCTTAAATGGTTCGGAAATGTAAATTCGAGGACCGGTTCGAGTGTTCAGCAGCAGCTACGAGATTACTCGGGTGAATCGAGAAGAATTACGTCTCGTCGAATTAGGGTTTCGTCCAACGATGCTCAGTTCGGTTCGTTTCCTAACAAAGGCGGGACTGAGTCATCGAGTTTTGCCGAGTTTATCACATCCGAGCGTGTTAAAGTGGTGGCGATGCTGGCTTTATCTCTGGCGCTTTGTAATGCGGATAGAGTCGTGATGTCAGTGGCGATTGTGCCGTTGTCACTTGCTCATGGGTGGAGCCGGTCGTTTTCCGGTATTGTTCAG TCATCCTTTCTGTGGGGTTACTTAATTTCACCAATAGCAGGAGGGACATTAGTGGACTATTATGGTGGTAAGGCTGTAATGGCATGTGGTGTGACATTGTGGTCATTAGCTACATTTCTTACACCCTGGGCTGCTGAAAACTCTTTATTGGCATTACTTTTTGCAAGAGCTATGCTTGGTGTTGCAGAAGGTGTAGCTCTTCCTTGCATGAACAATATGATAGCAAG ATGGTTTCCATCAACAGAACGTGCAAGGGCTGTTGCAATGGCAATGGCTGGGTTTCAGCTTGGAAATGCAATAGGACTCACTTTGTCCCCAATTCTCATGTCCCAAGGTGGTATATTCGGACCATTTGTGATATTCGGACTGTGTGGATTTCTTTGGGTTTTAGTATGGCTATCTGCAACCTCAAGTACCCCCGATCGAAGTCCCCAGATCTCAAAATATGAGTTGGATTACATAATGAACAAGAGACAGAAATCCCATGCAGTGGAAAGCAAGCCTAAGACCAAAATGATCCCTCCATTCAGAAGATTgctttctaaaatgccaacatggTCCCTAATTGTTGCAAATGCCATGCATAGCTGG GGCTTCTTTGTTATTCTCTCATGGATGCCTATCTACTTTAACTCG GTCCATCATGTTGATCTCAGACAAGCAGCATGGTTTAGTGCTGTTCCATGGTGCATGATGGCGCTAACAGGATACTTAGCTGGTTTATGGTCAGACACATTGATAAGGAATGGTACCAGTATCACTTTGACTCGCAAGATCATGCAG TCCATTGGTTTTGTTGGTCCTGCGGTTGCTCTTGTTGGCTTAACTGCAGCAAAAACTCCTTCAACTGCATCTGCTTGGCTCAGTCTAGCTGTTGGACTTAAAGCATTCAGTCATTGTGGTTTCCTTGTCAACCTTCAG GAGATTGCTCCACATTATTCTGGTGTTTTACACG GATTGTCAAATACTGCCGGAACATTCGCTGCTATTTTTGGAACGGTTGGAGCTGGTTTCTTTGTGGAGCTGGTGGGATCATTCCAAGGATTTTTGTTGCTTACATCGCTCTTATACTTCCTTGCTGCTCTATTCTACATTAAATTTTCCACTGGAGAGAGAGTCAACTTTGATGAATCTGGTCAGTATCATAGCCACCATATAAATACTTAA
- the LOC121202938 gene encoding probable anion transporter 4, chloroplastic isoform X2 has translation MNSTLSLNRPVRNYTLGSFKNPKLIEARPSRHQLCSHLIDFSKLKWFGNVNSRTGSSVQQQLRDYSGESRRITSRRIRVSSNDAQFGSFPNKGGTESSSFAEFITSERVKVVAMLALSLALCNADRVVMSVAIVPLSLAHGWSRSFSGIVQSSFLWGYLISPIAGGTLVDYYGGKAVMACGVTLWSLATFLTPWAAENSLLALLFARAMLGVAEGVALPCMNNMIARWFPSTERARAVAMAMAGFQLGNAIGLTLSPILMSQGGIFGPFVIFGLCGFLWVLVWLSATSSTPDRSPQISKYELDYIMNKRQKSHAVESKPKTKMIPPFRRLLSKMPTWSLIVANAMHSWGFFVILSWMPIYFNSVHHVDLRQAAWFSAVPWCMMALTGYLAGLWSDTLIRNGTSITLTRKIMQSIGFVGPAVALVGLTAAKTPSTASAWLSLAVGLKAFSHCGFLVNLQEIAPHYSGVLHGLSNTAGTFAAIFGTVGAGFFVELVGSFQGFLLLTSLLYFLAALFYIKFSTGERVNFDESADS, from the exons ATGAACTCAACACTCAGTTTAAACCGACCGGTTCGAAATTATACTCTCGGCagctttaaaaaccctaaattgaTCGAAGCTAGGCCTTCTAGACATCAGTTATGTTCTCATTTGATCGACTTTTCAAAGCTTAAATGGTTCGGAAATGTAAATTCGAGGACCGGTTCGAGTGTTCAGCAGCAGCTACGAGATTACTCGGGTGAATCGAGAAGAATTACGTCTCGTCGAATTAGGGTTTCGTCCAACGATGCTCAGTTCGGTTCGTTTCCTAACAAAGGCGGGACTGAGTCATCGAGTTTTGCCGAGTTTATCACATCCGAGCGTGTTAAAGTGGTGGCGATGCTGGCTTTATCTCTGGCGCTTTGTAATGCGGATAGAGTCGTGATGTCAGTGGCGATTGTGCCGTTGTCACTTGCTCATGGGTGGAGCCGGTCGTTTTCCGGTATTGTTCAG TCATCCTTTCTGTGGGGTTACTTAATTTCACCAATAGCAGGAGGGACATTAGTGGACTATTATGGTGGTAAGGCTGTAATGGCATGTGGTGTGACATTGTGGTCATTAGCTACATTTCTTACACCCTGGGCTGCTGAAAACTCTTTATTGGCATTACTTTTTGCAAGAGCTATGCTTGGTGTTGCAGAAGGTGTAGCTCTTCCTTGCATGAACAATATGATAGCAAG ATGGTTTCCATCAACAGAACGTGCAAGGGCTGTTGCAATGGCAATGGCTGGGTTTCAGCTTGGAAATGCAATAGGACTCACTTTGTCCCCAATTCTCATGTCCCAAGGTGGTATATTCGGACCATTTGTGATATTCGGACTGTGTGGATTTCTTTGGGTTTTAGTATGGCTATCTGCAACCTCAAGTACCCCCGATCGAAGTCCCCAGATCTCAAAATATGAGTTGGATTACATAATGAACAAGAGACAGAAATCCCATGCAGTGGAAAGCAAGCCTAAGACCAAAATGATCCCTCCATTCAGAAGATTgctttctaaaatgccaacatggTCCCTAATTGTTGCAAATGCCATGCATAGCTGG GGCTTCTTTGTTATTCTCTCATGGATGCCTATCTACTTTAACTCG GTCCATCATGTTGATCTCAGACAAGCAGCATGGTTTAGTGCTGTTCCATGGTGCATGATGGCGCTAACAGGATACTTAGCTGGTTTATGGTCAGACACATTGATAAGGAATGGTACCAGTATCACTTTGACTCGCAAGATCATGCAG TCCATTGGTTTTGTTGGTCCTGCGGTTGCTCTTGTTGGCTTAACTGCAGCAAAAACTCCTTCAACTGCATCTGCTTGGCTCAGTCTAGCTGTTGGACTTAAAGCATTCAGTCATTGTGGTTTCCTTGTCAACCTTCAG GAGATTGCTCCACATTATTCTGGTGTTTTACACG GATTGTCAAATACTGCCGGAACATTCGCTGCTATTTTTGGAACGGTTGGAGCTGGTTTCTTTGTGGAGCTGGTGGGATCATTCCAAGGATTTTTGTTGCTTACATCGCTCTTATACTTCCTTGCTGCTCTATTCTACATTAAATTTTCCACTGGAGAGAGAGTCAACTTTGATGAATCTG CAGATTCATGA
- the LOC121202938 gene encoding probable anion transporter 4, chloroplastic isoform X3 — translation MNSTLSLNRPVRNYTLGSFKNPKLIEARPSRHQLCSHLIDFSKLKWFGNVNSRTGSSVQQQLRDYSGESRRITSRRIRVSSNDAQFGSFPNKGGTESSSFAEFITSERVKVVAMLALSLALCNADRVVMSVAIVPLSLAHGWSRSFSGIVQSSFLWGYLISPIAGGTLVDYYGGKAVMACGVTLWSLATFLTPWAAENSLLALLFARAMLGVAEGVALPCMNNMIARWFPSTERARAVAMAMAGFQLGNAIGLTLSPILMSQGGIFGPFVIFGLCGFLWVLVWLSATSSTPDRSPQISKYELDYIMNKRQKSHAVESKPKTKMIPPFRRLLSKMPTWSLIVANAMHSWGFFVILSWMPIYFNSVHHVDLRQAAWFSAVPWCMMALTGYLAGLWSDTLIRNGTSITLTRKIMQSIGFVGPAVALVGLTAAKTPSTASAWLSLAVGLKAFSHCGFLVNLQEIAPHYSGVLHGLSNTAGTFAAIFGTVGAGFFVELVGSFQGFLLLTSLLYFLAALFYIKFSTGERVNFDESDS, via the exons ATGAACTCAACACTCAGTTTAAACCGACCGGTTCGAAATTATACTCTCGGCagctttaaaaaccctaaattgaTCGAAGCTAGGCCTTCTAGACATCAGTTATGTTCTCATTTGATCGACTTTTCAAAGCTTAAATGGTTCGGAAATGTAAATTCGAGGACCGGTTCGAGTGTTCAGCAGCAGCTACGAGATTACTCGGGTGAATCGAGAAGAATTACGTCTCGTCGAATTAGGGTTTCGTCCAACGATGCTCAGTTCGGTTCGTTTCCTAACAAAGGCGGGACTGAGTCATCGAGTTTTGCCGAGTTTATCACATCCGAGCGTGTTAAAGTGGTGGCGATGCTGGCTTTATCTCTGGCGCTTTGTAATGCGGATAGAGTCGTGATGTCAGTGGCGATTGTGCCGTTGTCACTTGCTCATGGGTGGAGCCGGTCGTTTTCCGGTATTGTTCAG TCATCCTTTCTGTGGGGTTACTTAATTTCACCAATAGCAGGAGGGACATTAGTGGACTATTATGGTGGTAAGGCTGTAATGGCATGTGGTGTGACATTGTGGTCATTAGCTACATTTCTTACACCCTGGGCTGCTGAAAACTCTTTATTGGCATTACTTTTTGCAAGAGCTATGCTTGGTGTTGCAGAAGGTGTAGCTCTTCCTTGCATGAACAATATGATAGCAAG ATGGTTTCCATCAACAGAACGTGCAAGGGCTGTTGCAATGGCAATGGCTGGGTTTCAGCTTGGAAATGCAATAGGACTCACTTTGTCCCCAATTCTCATGTCCCAAGGTGGTATATTCGGACCATTTGTGATATTCGGACTGTGTGGATTTCTTTGGGTTTTAGTATGGCTATCTGCAACCTCAAGTACCCCCGATCGAAGTCCCCAGATCTCAAAATATGAGTTGGATTACATAATGAACAAGAGACAGAAATCCCATGCAGTGGAAAGCAAGCCTAAGACCAAAATGATCCCTCCATTCAGAAGATTgctttctaaaatgccaacatggTCCCTAATTGTTGCAAATGCCATGCATAGCTGG GGCTTCTTTGTTATTCTCTCATGGATGCCTATCTACTTTAACTCG GTCCATCATGTTGATCTCAGACAAGCAGCATGGTTTAGTGCTGTTCCATGGTGCATGATGGCGCTAACAGGATACTTAGCTGGTTTATGGTCAGACACATTGATAAGGAATGGTACCAGTATCACTTTGACTCGCAAGATCATGCAG TCCATTGGTTTTGTTGGTCCTGCGGTTGCTCTTGTTGGCTTAACTGCAGCAAAAACTCCTTCAACTGCATCTGCTTGGCTCAGTCTAGCTGTTGGACTTAAAGCATTCAGTCATTGTGGTTTCCTTGTCAACCTTCAG GAGATTGCTCCACATTATTCTGGTGTTTTACACG GATTGTCAAATACTGCCGGAACATTCGCTGCTATTTTTGGAACGGTTGGAGCTGGTTTCTTTGTGGAGCTGGTGGGATCATTCCAAGGATTTTTGTTGCTTACATCGCTCTTATACTTCCTTGCTGCTCTATTCTACATTAAATTTTCCACTGGAGAGAGAGTCAACTTTGATGAATCTG ATTCATGA